From the Micromonospora echinofusca genome, the window TTTTCGGTACATGGCGTCCTGATCACCGGGAGCGCTAGCCGGTCATGGGTGGCGGTCGGTGGCGCGGAGGCGGGTCAGGTCGGCGGCGTCCTTGCCTCGCCGGGGCCGGTCCGGCATCCAGACGGGGAACATCTCCTTGAACTCGATCTGCGCGGCCACCGAGATCATCGGGACGGCCAGCGAGCCGATGCGACCGGGCGGACCGGTCAGCATGCCGTCCGGCAGGGCGGTGCCCGCCCACGGGCCGGCGCCCACCACCACCCGCCCCGTGGCGTCCCGGGCCAGGTAGGCGACGCTCATCTCGACGTCTGCGCGCACGAGGTCGAGCTGCACGTCGACGGGCATCCGGGGGTCGGGCCGCCAGCCGCGCCCGCGCAGCAGGTCGGCCAGCCGGTCGGCGTCCGCGCGCCAGCAGTACCAGTCGACGTCGACGTGCGCCCTGGTGACCTCGCCCAGGTGGAAGTCCATGGCCCAGCCGCCGCGTAGCCACACCTCGATGCCGGCCGCCGCCGCGAGCCCGGCCAGTTCCGCGATGCCGTCCAGTTGCCGCCTCGCGAGATCGTCCACGGCGGCACCGTAGCCGGGACGGTCCCTCTCACGCACGCGCCTTTGTCTGCTCGGACCGGCGGTGACCGGTGGCGCGGGTGGGAGCGGGCGCTGGCGGCGGGCGGTATGTCCGGCTCCTGCGCCGGCACGGGAGGGATCAGCGGGCGAGGCGGGTCTCGTACGCCGTCACGCCGGGGGAGCGGGCGTCGGCGGGCAGGCGGCGGCCGGCTGCCTCGTCACCGTAGAGCGTCCAGCGGAGGAAGTCGGTGGTGGTGGCGAGAACCTGGTCGAAGCCCGGCAGGCCCGGGCTCAGGTACTCGCCGTGGCCCTGCCCGAGCAGGCTCAGGAAGGTGGACGGGCCGGTGGTGCGGTGGTACGCGGCGCGGCCGACCGTCACCGGCACGATCCGGTCCGCCGTACCGTGCACGAAGAGCAGCGGGGCCGCCGGCCCGGCGAAGCTGCCGGCCATCCCGCCGCCGGCGATCACGATGCCGGCGCGCAGCCGCCCCGAGCGCCCGGAGGTGAACATGCCGGCGGTGGTGAAGCCGCCCGCCGAGTGGCCGGCGGCGGCGATCCGGGCGACGTCGAGGTGGCCGGCGAGCGGGTCCCCGGCCCGGGCGTCGAGCCGCACCAGGTGCCGGATCAGCCGCCAACCGTCGGCCGGCTGATGGCGTACGTCGGCGCGGCTGAACCGGCCCGCGCCGCGCCGGGTGTGCGGGTAGGTCGGGGCGGCCACCACGAACCCGGCGGCGGCCCAGCGCGTGGTCAGCCCGGCGTGCAGTTCGGGCAGGCTGTGCAGCCCGTGGCTGTAGACCACCACGGGGAAGCGGCCGGCGGCCACCGCGCCGCGATCTGCCGGATACCAGACGGTCACCGGCAGGGGGCGCGCCGAGGCGGGATCGACCGTGAAGGTGCGTACGCCGACGGAGTAGGCCGCCACGGGCGCCGGGCGCGGCGGCGGCGGTGCGCCGGGCGCGGCGGTGGCCGCCGGGGCGCAACCGGCCAGCAGCGTCGTCATCAGTACGGCGACCAGCCGCTTGATCCCCACGGCTTCACGGTAGGTGCCCGGCGGCCCGCAGCGGTCCCGCCGTCCGGACCGGACGCCCCCGCCACCCGGGCGGATCGTCTCCACCGGCCGGCTCGACCTGACCCCGGTCCGCGTGCCGGGGACGGCGGCCCGGAACCGGCTTGGCTAGGGTCACCGCCATGTCTGAGAACCGCACCGACCCGAGCGGCAACACCGAGGCGTTCCGCGCCTACGCCCACACCGCCGAGCCCGAGGCTCCGGCCGGCGCCTCCCGGACGCCGCTGCTCGTCGGCGCGGCGGCGGTCGCGCTGGTCGCCCTGCTCGCCTGGCTCGCCCTGAGCTGACCGGCGTTGGAGCCATCAGGCGACCCGGGGCCGGGCGCTCCCGCCACGCCGTCCGACACGCGACGTCCGGCGCGCGCCCCGGGGCGGTGGCGGAGGCTCCGCTCCGGTCTTCGCGGCATCCGTCGGGGCAGCGCCGCCCTCGGCCTGGTGCTGCTGCTCGCGGGGCTGACGAACGCGGTGGCCACCGGTGCGTACAAGTGGCACCTGCACGCCAAGGCGGAGCGGCTACGGGCGGACGGCGTCCCGGTACGGGCGACGGTGACCGACCGGCGCGACACCGTGGGACGCGGCGGCGGCACCGACACCGTCCAGGTCTGGTACGACTACGAGGGCGTCCGGCACAACGAGCGCATCCTCTGCGGCTCGGCCGGTGGCTGCCTGCGCGATCCGCCCGAGGTGATGACGCTCTGGGTCGACCCGGAGCGACCGGGTGAGTTCGTCGCCGCCAACGGCAACACCGACGACTCGGTCTTCTTCCTCAACTCCTGGGGCGGCATTCCGTTCGGGCTGCTGGTCGCCACGGCGGGCGGGGCGTTCGTCTTCGCGGCCCTCGTCCCGACCGGGATGTTCGACCGGCCCACACCCGCACCACCGCGCCGAGGGCCGGGACGCGACCGGGTCCGGCGTACCCGATCCGCCCGGCGTCGCGGCAAGGGCCGGAGCTGAGGCCGACGGCGACCCGGCGCCGGCCTCAACCGGCGGGGTGTGAACGCCCGCCGGCGGAGGGCTGCCGGCCACGGTCGCCTCGTCGCGCAGCACAGCGCGAAACAGCGGGCCACCCGGGCCGCCGGCACCGTCTCCCCGAAGAGTGGCCAGGCGGCAGCCGGGCCGGGCGCAACGACCTGCTCGTGCCGTGCCGACCGGTTGGCCGTCAGCCGGCGGCCTCGATGACGGCGCGGGTCTGGAGGGCGATCTCGCGCTCCTCGTCGGTGCCGACGACGCAGACGGTCACCTCGGCGCCCTCCGGCGAGACGACCCGGTCGCCGCTGCCGGCGTTGCGTTCCGGGTCCACCGCGATGCCGAGCCGTTCCAGGCCGGCAAGGGCGGCGGCGCGTACCGGCGCGGCGTGCTCGCCGACACCGGCGGTGAAGGTGACCGCGTCCACCCGGCCGAGCAGGGCGTAGTACGCGCCGACGTAGCCGGTGATCCGCCGGCAGTAGACGTCGAAGGCGAGCGTCGCCGCCGGGTCGCCGTCCGCCCGGCGCGTGAGCACCTCGCGCATGTCGTTGGCGCCGGTCAGCCCGAGCAGGCCACTGCGGTGGTTGAGCAGGTCGTCGATCTCGTCGACGGAGAGCCCGCCCTCCCGGCGCAGGTGGAAGATCACGGTCGGGTCGAGGTCGCCGCTGCGGGTGCCCATGACCAGGCCCTCCAGGGGGGACATGCCCATCGAGGTGGCCACGCTCCGGCCGCCGGCCACCGCGCAGGCGCTCGCGCCGTTGCCGAGGTGCAGGGTGATCGTGTTCACCTCG encodes:
- a CDS encoding nucleotidyltransferase domain-containing protein, yielding MDDLARRQLDGIAELAGLAAAAGIEVWLRGGWAMDFHLGEVTRAHVDVDWYCWRADADRLADLLRGRGWRPDPRMPVDVQLDLVRADVEMSVAYLARDATGRVVVGAGPWAGTALPDGMLTGPPGRIGSLAVPMISVAAQIEFKEMFPVWMPDRPRRGKDAADLTRLRATDRHP
- a CDS encoding alpha/beta hydrolase, with translation MTTLLAGCAPAATAAPGAPPPPRPAPVAAYSVGVRTFTVDPASARPLPVTVWYPADRGAVAAGRFPVVVYSHGLHSLPELHAGLTTRWAAAGFVVAAPTYPHTRRGAGRFSRADVRHQPADGWRLIRHLVRLDARAGDPLAGHLDVARIAAAGHSAGGFTTAGMFTSGRSGRLRAGIVIAGGGMAGSFAGPAAPLLFVHGTADRIVPVTVGRAAYHRTTGPSTFLSLLGQGHGEYLSPGLPGFDQVLATTTDFLRWTLYGDEAAGRRLPADARSPGVTAYETRLAR
- a CDS encoding DUF3592 domain-containing protein; translated protein: MLLLAGLTNAVATGAYKWHLHAKAERLRADGVPVRATVTDRRDTVGRGGGTDTVQVWYDYEGVRHNERILCGSAGGCLRDPPEVMTLWVDPERPGEFVAANGNTDDSVFFLNSWGGIPFGLLVATAGGAFVFAALVPTGMFDRPTPAPPRRGPGRDRVRRTRSARRRGKGRS
- a CDS encoding acetate/propionate family kinase, translating into MNAPVDGAPAPQEAGRVLVLNCGSSSVKYRLFDGDRVVDKGTVERVGEAGGGPADHETAVRAILDGLDLSGLAAVGHRVVHGGKRFGEPVLVDDAVLTAIRDLIPLAPLHNPANLTGIEVTRAALPQVPQVAVFDTAFHHTLPEAAATYAIERATAERYGIRRYGFHGTSHAYVSRRTAELLGRPYAEVNTITLHLGNGASACAVAGGRSVATSMGMSPLEGLVMGTRSGDLDPTVIFHLRREGGLSVDEIDDLLNHRSGLLGLTGANDMREVLTRRADGDPAATLAFDVYCRRITGYVGAYYALLGRVDAVTFTAGVGEHAAPVRAAALAGLERLGIAVDPERNAGSGDRVVSPEGAEVTVCVVGTDEEREIALQTRAVIEAAG